A window of the Chryseobacterium arthrosphaerae genome harbors these coding sequences:
- the rplD gene encoding 50S ribosomal protein L4, translating to MELVVLNTSGKETGRKVTLDETVFGIEPNQHAVYLEVKQYLAAQRQGTHKAKERSEITASTKKLKKQKGSGSARYGDIKSPVFRGGGRVFGPKPRDYRFKLNKALKRLAKKSVLSQKMRDNSIKVLEDLSFGAPKTKDFINVLNALELNGKKSLFVLPEANKNVYLSSRNLPKTKVMNFNEISSYDLVNAGEIIFLEGAVEKFQENLKK from the coding sequence ATGGAACTAGTAGTATTAAATACATCAGGAAAAGAGACCGGAAGAAAAGTAACTCTAGACGAAACAGTATTCGGAATTGAGCCAAATCAGCACGCGGTTTACTTAGAAGTTAAACAGTACCTTGCTGCACAAAGACAAGGAACTCATAAAGCAAAAGAAAGAAGCGAAATTACTGCTTCTACTAAAAAGCTTAAGAAGCAAAAAGGATCAGGATCTGCTAGATACGGTGATATCAAATCTCCAGTATTCAGAGGTGGAGGTAGAGTATTCGGACCAAAACCAAGAGACTACAGATTCAAATTGAACAAAGCTCTTAAGAGATTAGCTAAAAAATCTGTTTTATCTCAGAAAATGAGAGACAACAGCATTAAAGTTTTAGAAGATTTGAGCTTTGGTGCTCCTAAGACTAAAGATTTCATCAATGTATTGAATGCATTGGAACTTAACGGTAAGAAATCTTTATTCGTTCTTCCTGAAGCTAACAAGAATGTGTATTTATCTTCAAGAAACTTACCTAAAACTAAAGTAATGAACTTCAACGAAATCAGTTCTTACGATTTAGTAAACGCTGGTGAGATCATTTTCTTAGAAGGTGCAGTTGAAAAATTCCAGGAAAATTTAAAGAAATAA
- the rplW gene encoding 50S ribosomal protein L23 — translation MSVIIKPVISEKANYLTDLRGTYSFLVNPKANKIEIKKAVEAAYGVKVADVNTMIYAPKVSSKYTKKGLQVGKTNKLKKAVIKLAEGEVIDIFAVN, via the coding sequence ATGTCAGTTATTATTAAACCAGTTATTTCAGAAAAGGCTAACTACCTTACAGATTTAAGAGGTACTTATTCTTTCTTAGTAAACCCTAAGGCGAATAAGATCGAGATCAAAAAGGCTGTTGAAGCAGCTTACGGTGTAAAAGTAGCAGACGTTAATACAATGATTTATGCTCCGAAGGTTTCTTCAAAGTACACTAAAAAAGGTCTTCAAGTAGGAAAGACAAACAAATTGAAAAAAGCGGTAATCAAACTTGCTGAAGGTGAGGTTATCGATATTTTTGCTGTAAATTAA
- the rplC gene encoding 50S ribosomal protein L3, giving the protein MSGIIGKKIGMTSLFNEEGKNIPCTVIQAGPCSVLQVRTLEKDGYKAVQLGFDDKSEKNVGKALAGHFKKAGSAPKAKLVEFYREFVDEVKVGEEVKVDLFSEGEFVDVTGTSKGKGFQGVVKRHGFGGVMQATHGQHNRLRAPGSIGAGSDPSRVFKGMRMAGRMGGEQVTVQNLQVLKVDQEQNLLVVKGAVPGAKNSYVIIRKWN; this is encoded by the coding sequence ATGTCAGGTATTATTGGTAAAAAAATCGGTATGACATCTTTGTTTAACGAAGAAGGGAAAAACATTCCTTGTACAGTTATTCAGGCTGGTCCATGCTCGGTTTTACAGGTCAGAACCTTAGAAAAAGACGGTTATAAAGCTGTTCAATTAGGTTTCGATGACAAGAGTGAGAAGAACGTTGGTAAAGCGTTAGCTGGTCATTTTAAAAAGGCTGGTTCTGCTCCTAAAGCTAAATTGGTTGAATTCTACAGAGAATTCGTTGATGAAGTAAAAGTAGGAGAAGAAGTAAAAGTTGATTTATTCTCTGAAGGAGAGTTTGTTGACGTAACAGGAACTTCAAAAGGTAAAGGCTTCCAGGGTGTTGTTAAGAGACACGGATTTGGAGGTGTAATGCAGGCAACTCATGGTCAGCACAACAGACTTAGAGCTCCAGGTTCTATCGGTGCTGGTTCAGACCCTTCAAGAGTATTCAAAGGGATGAGAATGGCTGGAAGAATGGGAGGTGAGCAGGTAACTGTTCAGAACCTTCAAGTGTTAAAAGTTGATCAAGAACAAAATCTTTTAGTAGTAAAAGGTGCTGTTCCGGGAGCTAAAAATTCTTATGTAATTATCAGAAAATGGAACTAG